The DNA segment AGAAAGTAGTATAAACCAGTATTCGAATCCTTCTGTGTAAAAATGGTGGAAACGAAATAAGTTTACCTTATGGATGTCTTGATCTTTAAGATATCTTTTAGCTAAAAATTCCTCTGGGATAACACTTGAAAGTACGGATTTTACGACATTATATTCATTTTAATAAGTTTTTATTTATTTAACTTTCTATCTATATTTTTCCTTATTCTTATAGGCAACTTTATATTTCTTCAATGTATATAGTATAATATAAAAATAGTATTTCAGATATCTGGAAGCGAAAAGATTCCTTTATCGTTTGTTGCAGTAAAAAATATGGCTAATCAAAAAGACGTTGAAAGTGGTATATTCTGAAACAGGAATTTTTGGAGTTTTAAAAACGAAGAAAAGAACAGATCCTAAAATCCAAGTATATGCTTGTGGGGTAGCTATGAAAATGAATAATTTGACTGAGAATGAGCTTGAGTTGTCAAATAGTTAATAAATAAGGGTCTTGTGAAGAAAGTTACGGGGAGTATAAAATGATAGAACTCGATTTTATCTGAGAATGAAGGAAATAGGCGCATTACTTCGTCCTATCTAACTCTTTTTAATCAAGTTTTGTCTATTTATATAATATAATATCTGTATATTTTACCTTAAGATTGTCTGGTAATAATAGTTATTTATTTAAACTTTTTTAGTAAACTTCTCATCATTCATTACATTGTTTTAAATAATTCTTTTTCCATAATTATAGATGAGGAGCAATGAAAATTACTTGGATGATTGGAGGAGCACAGGGCACTGGAGTTGACACTTCCGCAAATATTTTCGGTAACGCAATAGCAAGAGCCGGTTACTACATTTACGGTAATAGAGAGTATTATTCCAATATTAAGGGCAGGCACTCGTATTTTAACTTGACAATAAGCGATGAAAAAGCTAGGAGTATTTCGCATAAGGTTGATATCTTAGCCTCTTTTGACGCTGAGACCGTCTTTCAACATTATCAAGACGTTCAGAAGGTGATTATATATAATAAAGGAGTACTTAATGTAGAGAAAGACAGGATACAAAGCATTGAACCGGAAACTGCAGAGAGAATACCATTTAAGACAGTAAAGGAAGTAATAGACTACTTGCAGAGTAAAGGAGTGACCACTATAGGTATAGATTATGACGAAATATTGAAGAAAGTTGCTGAAGAAATGAAATTACCGCTTTCCGTTGTAGACAGAGCAAGGAATACTGTTGCTATATCAGCGTCTTACGATCTTTTAGGCTTAAGGAAAGATTACTTATACGAGGCTTTAAAAAGGACTTTTAAACAAGAAACTTTCGTAAAGCTAAACCTTAGCGCAGCAGATAAAGTTAAATTATCACCCATTTTCGATCTGAAGGAATTACCTCAGAAGAAAAGGAGAGTTCAAATAGACGGTAATACTGCAGTTGCAATAGGTAAAATATATGCCGGTATCGGTTTCCAATCTTATTATCCAATTACTCCAGCAAGTGACGAAAGCACGTTTATAGAGGCTCATCAGGAAGTCCTATATGTAGATCCAGTTACTGGAGATAAGAGGAAAAGGACAATAGTTGTGGTTCAAGCAGAGGACGAGCTTGCTGCGGTGAATATGGCTTCTGGAGCAGCTTTGACGGGAGTGAGGGCTGCTACGGCCACTTCAGGTCCAGGGTTTTCCTTGATGACCGAGGGAATAGGTTGGGCTGGCATGAACGAAGTTCCTATAGTAATAACTTACTACATGAGAGGCGGGCCGTCAACTGGTCAACCTACTAGGACTTCTCAAGCAGATTTACTTTTCGCTATGCACGTCAGCCATGGAGAATTTCCTAGAATAGTAATAGCTTCAGGAGACCACGTAGAGGCATTAAAGGACGCTATATGGGCTTTTAATCTAGCAGAAAAATATCAGACTCCGGTAATTCATTTAGTTGAGAAAGCGTTGGCCAATGCATACTCCATTGTTGATATGGATGAGTTGGGAGGAGACATAGAAATTGAGAGAAGCGTTATAGGCGATGATAATGAGAGGTTTAAGTTTACTGACTCCGGAATTTCTCCTAGGCTCCTTTTAGGTGAATCCACGGTATATTATACAGGAGATGAACATAATACTTTCGGTCACATATCGGAAGATCCGGTAAATAGGGTAAAAATGTACGAGAAGAGAATGAGAAAGTTGGAGACTGCAGATAAGGAAATTCCAGAAGAAAAGAGGTATAACGTTTACGGAGATTTGGACTCAAAATACGCCATAGTAACTTGGGGCTCGCCCAAGGGTGCAGTATTGGATGCCGTTGAGGAGTTGGATCAAAAGTTTGCGGTAATTCAACTTAGGATGTTCAACCCATTCCCTAAGAGTGTAAAGAAATTGCTTGAAGACAAGGATCTCATTATAGATGTGGAAGGAAATTACGAGGCTCAGGCAGGTACTTTACTTAAGCTGCATGGAGTAGAAGTTACTAACTATATACTTAAATGGAACGGGAGGCCGATGGGTAGGGACGAAGTAAAGGATGGAATTTTATCTGCAATTAAAGGAGAAAAGAGGGTGGTGTTAAATGCAGGTAGCTGAATGGAACGATTGGTGCCCCGGTTGTGGTAATTTCGGTATACTTAATGCAGAACAACAAGCAATAAGCGAGCTAGGGATAGACTTAAAGAAGGTAGTGCTTGTCTCGGGAATAGGTTGTTCAGGGAAGCTACCTCATTTCGTTAGGATACCAATTTCAGGAGTGCATACGCTCCACGGTAGAGCTTTGCCGTTTGCAATAGGAATAAAGTTAGCTAATCCAGAACTTGAGGTAATAGTTAACGCTGGAGATGGAGATCAACTTGGCATTGGAGTAGGTCACTTTGTAAGTGCAGGTAGGAGAAACGTGGATATAACTGTGATTGTTCACGATAATGGAGTATATGGACTAACAAAGGGGCAGGCTTCACCAACGTTGAAGAAAGGTGTAAAAACAAAATCCTTGCCTAAGCCTAATATAAATGACGATATTAATCCTTTAACCGTTGCCTTGGCTTCCGGTTACACTTTTGTTGCAAGAGGTTACGCTTACGACGTTAAACATCTTAAGGAGTTAATAAAGGAGGCTATAAAGCACAAGGGATTGGCTTTGGTAGATGTTCTCCAGCCCTGTCCAACTTATAATGATATAAATACTAAGGAATGGTATGATAAGAGAATTTACAAACTTGATTGGGATCCGGTAGTGAGAAGTGAAGAAGATAAGAAGAAAAAGTTCTTGCAGGCAATGGAAAAGGCATTAGAATGGGGTGATAGGATACCCATAGGAATATTCTATAAGGAAGAAAGAGATACCTTCGAGGAGAGGATATCTTCTGCAAGCCCAAGTTATAAGATATTGCCTCCGGCAAAGGTTAGAATAGAGAAAGAAGGAAAACCTACTACCATAATTGATGAGATATTGAAGGAAAAAGAAGTTTAGTAATATAGTAATTTTTACTTATTCTAATTTCATATTTTTCTTCTTTCTTCTCCCATTATTTCTCTTTCATCTTCTTTCTCCACGAGTTCTGTTAATTCTAAGCACGAAATCTCATAGTACCTTGTCCTGGTATCGTCTAGGCAGATCTTACTCCTTATTGCGCCCCTTTCTTTTAATATCCTTATTGCTTCTCTTAAGGTTCTATCTGGTAAGAGAGTTTCCTCTTTCAATTCCTTAAACGTAGTCCTTCCTTTCATTTCTATTACTTTTAAGACAAGCTTGGCTGAGCAAGGGAGGTCTTCAAACTTTTTGTCCATACTATTAACTCTATTTTAGGAGATTTAAACTAATGTTTTATACTTTTCATTTATAACGTTGATTGTAAAAATCGTGGTATAAAATAGCTGCAATCCACATAAAATTCTTTCATTTTTATCCATACATTGATTAATGCAAAATTTGCACAAATAGTTTAATTTATATTATTAACAAGTGTTATATAAACTAGAGAGCATGAAACTCTATCAAAAGTTCCCGGACGTTCAAGTATTAACTACAAAAGGAGTTATAGATTTTTATAAGGACATATTCGGTAAAGGCAAATGGTTATTCCTCTTCGCTCATCCCGCAGATTTTACACCAGTATGCACTACAGAATTTGTAGCTTTCGCAAAGGCGTACGAGGAATTTAAGAGATTAAATGTAGAACTTGTAGGAATGAGCGTTGATAGCATATACTCTCACATAGCTTGGCTAAGCGATATAGAACAAAGGTATGGAATTAAAATTCCTTTCCCTCTAATCGCTGATCCCGATAAGAAGTTAGCTAGAACATTGGACATTATCGATGAGAACTCCGGAGTAACAATTAGAGCAGTATTCCTAGTCAATCCAGAAGGTACAATAAGGTTTATGGCATATTATCCAATAGAATATGGAAGAAAAATAGAAGAGCTATTAAGAATAACCAAAGCAGCAATAGTAAATTACAAGGCAAAAGTCTCCTTACCGGTCGATTGGGAGCCAGGAGATGATGTGATAATACCTGCACCAACTACTTTAGATGAAGCAGAATTAAGAATGAAATTACCAAATGCAAAGGCTTGGTATTTAGCCTTTAAGAAATACGAAGAATTACCCCCGGATCAAAGAGTATAAGCTACTATCATTTTTTATTAATTAATTTTTCTTGATTCGTCCTTGGTTAACGTCGAGGAAAAATTGCTCCACAAAAATATATCTTTTATTTTAATACATGCAAAAATTGCACTAATCATATTATATTTAAGCTAGGTTTTAAAAGATATAATTGATGATACCCATAAAATTGGATCCAACGTTCTATCCGTCGCCAAAATTAGCAATGAAAGCTCCAAGAGAAAAACTAGCTTACGTTGCGTGCCTATATGAAGGAACTGGAGTTGATAAGAACGACTTTATAGCCGTAATCGACGTTGACGAGAAGTCTCCAACTTACTCGAAAATAATAGGTAAAGTAGAAATGCCTTATAAGGGTGATGAATTGCACCACTTTGGTTGGAACGCCTGCAGTTCATCGTTATGCCCAAACGGAAATCCGGCTTTGGAGAGAAGATATCTTGTAGTACCTGGTTTAAGATCTTCTAGAATATATATAATTGACGTAAAGACAAATCCTGTAAAGCCAAAAATAGTTAAGATCGTTGAACCTAAAGAAGTAATTGAAAGGTCGGGATATAGTAGGCTACACACTGTCCATTGTGGACCCAACGGGATATATATAAGTGCACTAGGTAATTCTGAAGGTGAGGGCCCAGGAGGAATACTAGTCTTAGATCATTTCACTTTTGACGTTTTAGGCAAATGGGAAATGGATAGAGGAGACCAATACTTTGCATATGACTTCTGGTGGAATTTGCCAAATGAAGTAATGGTTACCAGCGAATGGGGAGTGCCTAATACTATAGAAAACGGATTAAAGTTAGAAGACCTCAAGGAAGGTTATGGAAATAGGATACATTTTTGGGATTTACATAAGAGGAGAAAAATACAGAGCCTAACTTTAGGAGAAGAAAATAGAATGGCTCTAGAATTAAGGCCATTCCACGATCCTACCAAATTAATGGGCTTTGTAAACATTGTAGTTAGCACAAAAGATCTTAGTAGTTCCGTTTGGTTATGGTATTATGAAGATAAGAAATGGAACGCCGAAAAGGTTATAGAGATTCCTGCAGAGAAAAGCGAAGGAAACTTGCCTGAAATTTTAAAACCGTTTAAGATGATTCCTCCATTGGTAACTGACATAGATCTTTCGCTTGACGACAAATATCTTTACGTAAGCTGTTGGGGGACAGGAGAAGTTAGAAAATATGACGTAAGTAATCCGTTCAAACCTGTCCTCATAGGTAAAGTGAAAATTGGAGGTATTGGTAGCGGTAAAACTGGAGGCCCACAAATGCTCGAAATAAGTAGAGACGGAAAAAGGATTTACGTAACAAATTCGTTATACAGCACTTGGGATAACCAGTTTTATCCTGAAGGAATAAGAGGGTGGATGATAAAGCTTAACTCCGAAGAAGGTTTAAGCCAAGATAAGGACTTCTTTGTGGATTTTGGAGAAGCAAGGGCTCACCAAGTTAGGTTAAGTGGTGGAGATGCTTCTTCTGATTCTTACTGCTACCCTTAGCGTAATCGAGGGAATTAACATATATAAGGGAATACTTTTTTCTTCCTATTTGATAGATTTTGGAAAAAGAGTACAAGGTTTGGTTTTTATTCTAGTAGCTTCTTTACTCCCTGTGTTATTTATTTTCTTCTCCTTTTATCTTGTTGTGCAAAGCGAATTATTAGTTCTTGGTGTAATCCTTGCGTTATCTTACTTACCTAAGATAATTCTTTGGAAATATTATCACTACTCAAGTAATTATATTCCTAGCCTAACTAATGCTGTGAAATGGTACGTCATAAATTATATAATAAAAATGGACTTTATACTTCCTATGTACATTTCTCTACTTGGACTAAATTACCTGCTGGTGTTCATACTTGTTGGGTTAATAACAAGAATGATAGCGATTATAATCATTAGAAATTTCAAGCCTCTCTTCCTAAAGATTATAAGGCTAAATTTGCCACAAGTAGAGAATTTATCCTCCATCTTAGTAATATCGACTCTATTAATTGTTTTGCATGACTCGATTTAAATCGATATGATGAAAACCGTTTTACGCAGAAGGTTTCTGCAATTTACTTAACCAAATTTATTTTTATTAAATCAATTAAAGGCAAGAAATCTTTATCTTTAGTAATTAATTCTTCTTCATGACCTTAGCAGTCGAAGCTATTATTAAGTCTATCTCGGACATTAAACTACCTTTTTCCTTCATTTTATAGTTCAGAATACTCTAAAGCGACATTCGGATATATTGGATAAGTCTTCTTTTTTAATTGCTCTAAAACTTTAGCCTTTTATTTTTATCTAATGTCCTAATAATTTCCATGAGTGTGATTATACATATAGAATCTCCTATAACATTTAATTCCCCTTTTAATATATCTATTAACACCAACGTGTCAATTAATGTCATAGCTTAAACTCCTCATGCATCTTTTTGTGACTCGCCTCAATTTTATATCCTCTTCTGAAATGATTTCTCTTAGCTCATCTATTCCCTCCTTTATTCTCTTTTTCTAATCCTCAGCTAGATTAAGTAGTAATTCATCCCAACTCATACTTCCTTTTATCGCTTCTAGCTTTTTCTTAGTCTTTCAGATATGGAAATAGTAGTAAGTTCCTTCCCCTTCATAAACCTCTTGAGGAAAGTTTGCGCGCTAATAACACCCTTGAGCTCGCCTTCCTATTTTATAATTTTCTCTAAACTCATTTCTAACTTCGGGGTTTGGGCTTCATTAAACATGAATTTGTATCCAATCCTCAGTCCTTGGCTTCATTAGAGTAACCCCTCTGTCTATTTAGCGGGATAATCCCAACCCACATCCGTCAAGAATTTGGGGAAACTCACACATCTTAAGGAAAATGTTGAGATACGCATTATTATCAATAACAGCGATTTCCTTTTCATAAACCTTAATGTCCTAAAATTCCAAGATAGTTAGAGATTAAACAATTTTAAAAAATGAATTATGGCTAGCACTTTATGGTAATAGTAATTAAGATCTCAATATAAATGGACTGTACTAAACTCTTGATTAAATAAAAGTTTATGAATGAGGAAAAAGATAATTATAATTATGAAAGTAGGAGAAGTAATGAGTAAAATAGTCGTAACGGTGAGGCCTGAGGACAGTGGAAAAGAAGTTATTGAAGCTCTTTCGTCAACGCCCTCTGGAAGAGTAATAGTAATGAGCGGAGATGAACCGGTGGGCATAATATCCTCCAGAGACGTAGTTAAGGCATATTCAAAAATGGAGGATAACGTTTTTGATGCAAGAGCTGACGAAATTGCCACAAGAGGAGTAATTACTGCTGACGAAAATGAGGAAGTAGGAAATGCGGTAAGGATTATGGCAAGTAAAAAGATAGGCAGTTTGGTAATAACCTCTGGTAAGGTATTGAGAGGGATCTTTACGGAAAGGGACGTTATAAGGATTCTTTCAAGGATGACCTTCTCCGGATTAGTAGAATCAATAATGAGCACTGACGTTATAACTATTCCTTCAGACGTGGACTTGCTTTTTGCTTCTAAACTTATGGAATACGAAGGCGTTAGGAGGTTACCAGTAGTGAGAGGAAAAGAAGTTGAAGGAATAATTACAGCAGCGGATATAGTTAAAGCGTTAGCAAAAGGTCTTCATATGGTAAACGAAATTGAGACAAGAAACCCAATAGGAGTTAGGAGTGACGACCCTATAATGAAGGCAGTGAGAATAATGAACGAGAAAAGAATAGGTTCGCTTTTAGTTGACGGAATTAAGGGGATAGTGACTGAGAGAGATGTTCTCTACGCTTCATTAAACGAAATACGCTAATTTTTCTTCCTTCTTTTTATTAAGTATAAAATAATTCCTATAATAGTTAATTAGCGATAATTTTATAATTATCTAAAAGTATATTATAATTTATGACAAGTAAAGTTAAATTCCTAATATCTAAAACACCGGTAACAGCTGAAAAAGGAACAAAGTTAGAGGACGTTGTTAAGATTATGGCTTCAATGAACATAGGCTCTGTTATAATTACCGATAAAGAGAAACCAGTTGGTATAATCACTGAAAGAGACATAATAAGAGCTCTCGCAAAGGGAATTCCACTCACTGAGAAAATAGAGAAGGTTGGAACAATGGATTTAATTACAGTATTCGAGGACGACAGCATTTACACAGCTGCAGAGAAGATGAACAAATATAACATAAGGCATCTTGTCGTTATAGATAAAGAAGGTAATTTCAAGGGCGTAATATCAATTAGAGACCTCATTAGAGAAAGTTACGTTCTAAAGGCATTGGCCAACGTTTCACAGGAAGAATGGTTAGGAAGCGATTAAAATGAGTGAAGTGAGTAAAGGCTTAGAAAACGTTTTCATAAAGGCTACGTCACTTACTTACATTGACGGAGAGGCAGGGATTTTACGTTACGGAGGGTACGACATTAACGATTTAGTGGAAAATTGCGAATACGAGGAAATAATTCACCTCATGCTGTTCGGAGATTTACCTACAGCTTCTCAACTACAGAAGATAAAGGAAAAGATAAACGAGAGCTATAATGTGCCTTATCAGGTATTTGAGGTTTTAGAAAAACTTCCTCACGACGCCGATGCAGTAGGAATGTTGGAGACTGCATTTAGTATGCTAAGTTCATTTTACAATTATCCTTGGAAGAAAGATGAAAACAAATGGAGGGCTATAGAAATAATAGCCAAGACTTCTACCTTAGTTTCCAATATTTATAGGATAAAAGAGGGATTAAGGCCTAGATTGCCGGAACCTTCAGACAGTTATGCAAGGACTTTCCTAGAAACTGCGTTCTCAAGAAAGCCTTCGGATGAGGAAGTAAAAGCGATGAACGCTACGCTAATAATTTATGCCGACCATGAAGTTCCAGCATCAACTACTGCTGCATTGGTAACAGCGTCAACTCTTTCAGACATGTATTCCTGCATGGTTTCGGCCTTGGCTGCACTCAAGGGTCCTCTTCACGGAGGTGCAGCAGAGGCTACGTTTGAACAACTTAAGGAAATAGGAGACGAAAGTAAGATTGAAGAATGGTTTGATAGAAAGATAATTAAGGAAAAGAACAGACTAATGGGCTTCGGTCATAGAGTTTACAAGACTTACGATCCCAGGGCAAAAATATTCAAGAAATATGCTGAAGAAATTGCAAAAACTCCTGAGGCAAAGAAGTACTTAAGGATAGCTACAAAGCTGGAAGAATTGGGAATTAAACACTTTGCTGAGAAGAGAATTTATCCTAACGTTGACTTCTATTCGGGGATAGTATTTTACTCTCTTGGATTTCCAGAATATATGTTTACTACCTTATTCGCGTTATCCAGAGTTTTGGGATGGCTTGCTCACATAATAGAGTACGTTGAGGAACAACATAGGCTAATTAGGCCTAGGGCACTATACGTTGGGCCAATAAAAAGGGATTTTATACCGTTGAAATATAGAGAGTAAAAAGAATTGTTTTATTTTAAAAATAAGTAATTTATAATATTATATTATATATAGAGTATATAAATACGATTGAACTTAAGAGATAATTTTTTATAGAGAAGGTTGTTTTTACAATTTATATTGTTAAGAGCATACCTCTCCTCTAAGTAGACTGAGTCTGAAAGTTATACTCGCATTGGATGAATATTTAATTTTCAAAACTACTTTTTGATATGGACTTCGAATTTTCTGATGAGGAAAAAATATTCCAAGAAAACCTCAGGGATTATTTTTCAAAGTCTCTAAGACCAAGAATAAGGGAAATCGATGAAAAAGGAATTCCAAAGGATTTCATACTAGATGCCTCCAGAATTGGTTTATGGTCCTTAACGTTTTCAGAAGACGTGGGAGGGCAACATGCATCGTTTACTTTAGCGTCAATTGCAGCGGAAGAAATTGCAAGAGCAGATTTTACTATGGCTACTGCAGTATTTTTCCTACTAGAAAATAGTTGGGGCTACATCTTAGATAAATACGGTTCAGAAGAACTAAGAAAGGAAGTTTTGCCTAAAGTTGCTAGCGGAGAGAATTTTCTCGGAATAGCATCTACGGAACCTTCCGGAGGAAGTGACGTAGCAAACCTAAAAACTTCAGCTAAAAAAGAAGGTGAGAAATACGTGATCAACGGAGAAAAAGCTTACATAAGCGGGGTTATGGAAGCAAAAGAAATGGGGGGAGGTCACTTAACGCTTGTTAGAACGGGAGGTAAAGGACATAAGGGAATATCAATGCTTTACGTTCCTATAAATTCTGAAGGAATAACGGTCTCAAAAATTGA comes from the Acidianus infernus genome and includes:
- a CDS encoding 2-oxoacid:ferredoxin oxidoreductase subunit alpha, with the protein product MKITWMIGGAQGTGVDTSANIFGNAIARAGYYIYGNREYYSNIKGRHSYFNLTISDEKARSISHKVDILASFDAETVFQHYQDVQKVIIYNKGVLNVEKDRIQSIEPETAERIPFKTVKEVIDYLQSKGVTTIGIDYDEILKKVAEEMKLPLSVVDRARNTVAISASYDLLGLRKDYLYEALKRTFKQETFVKLNLSAADKVKLSPIFDLKELPQKKRRVQIDGNTAVAIGKIYAGIGFQSYYPITPASDESTFIEAHQEVLYVDPVTGDKRKRTIVVVQAEDELAAVNMASGAALTGVRAATATSGPGFSLMTEGIGWAGMNEVPIVITYYMRGGPSTGQPTRTSQADLLFAMHVSHGEFPRIVIASGDHVEALKDAIWAFNLAEKYQTPVIHLVEKALANAYSIVDMDELGGDIEIERSVIGDDNERFKFTDSGISPRLLLGESTVYYTGDEHNTFGHISEDPVNRVKMYEKRMRKLETADKEIPEEKRYNVYGDLDSKYAIVTWGSPKGAVLDAVEELDQKFAVIQLRMFNPFPKSVKKLLEDKDLIIDVEGNYEAQAGTLLKLHGVEVTNYILKWNGRPMGRDEVKDGILSAIKGEKRVVLNAGS
- a CDS encoding 2-oxoacid:ferredoxin oxidoreductase subunit beta; the encoded protein is MQVAEWNDWCPGCGNFGILNAEQQAISELGIDLKKVVLVSGIGCSGKLPHFVRIPISGVHTLHGRALPFAIGIKLANPELEVIVNAGDGDQLGIGVGHFVSAGRRNVDITVIVHDNGVYGLTKGQASPTLKKGVKTKSLPKPNINDDINPLTVALASGYTFVARGYAYDVKHLKELIKEAIKHKGLALVDVLQPCPTYNDINTKEWYDKRIYKLDWDPVVRSEEDKKKKFLQAMEKALEWGDRIPIGIFYKEERDTFEERISSASPSYKILPPAKVRIEKEGKPTTIIDEILKEKEV
- a CDS encoding peroxiredoxin — encoded protein: MKLYQKFPDVQVLTTKGVIDFYKDIFGKGKWLFLFAHPADFTPVCTTEFVAFAKAYEEFKRLNVELVGMSVDSIYSHIAWLSDIEQRYGIKIPFPLIADPDKKLARTLDIIDENSGVTIRAVFLVNPEGTIRFMAYYPIEYGRKIEELLRITKAAIVNYKAKVSLPVDWEPGDDVIIPAPTTLDEAELRMKLPNAKAWYLAFKKYEELPPDQRV
- a CDS encoding selenium-binding family protein; its protein translation is MIPIKLDPTFYPSPKLAMKAPREKLAYVACLYEGTGVDKNDFIAVIDVDEKSPTYSKIIGKVEMPYKGDELHHFGWNACSSSLCPNGNPALERRYLVVPGLRSSRIYIIDVKTNPVKPKIVKIVEPKEVIERSGYSRLHTVHCGPNGIYISALGNSEGEGPGGILVLDHFTFDVLGKWEMDRGDQYFAYDFWWNLPNEVMVTSEWGVPNTIENGLKLEDLKEGYGNRIHFWDLHKRRKIQSLTLGEENRMALELRPFHDPTKLMGFVNIVVSTKDLSSSVWLWYYEDKKWNAEKVIEIPAEKSEGNLPEILKPFKMIPPLVTDIDLSLDDKYLYVSCWGTGEVRKYDVSNPFKPVLIGKVKIGGIGSGKTGGPQMLEISRDGKRIYVTNSLYSTWDNQFYPEGIRGWMIKLNSEEGLSQDKDFFVDFGEARAHQVRLSGGDASSDSYCYP
- a CDS encoding CBS domain-containing protein — translated: MKVGEVMSKIVVTVRPEDSGKEVIEALSSTPSGRVIVMSGDEPVGIISSRDVVKAYSKMEDNVFDARADEIATRGVITADENEEVGNAVRIMASKKIGSLVITSGKVLRGIFTERDVIRILSRMTFSGLVESIMSTDVITIPSDVDLLFASKLMEYEGVRRLPVVRGKEVEGIITAADIVKALAKGLHMVNEIETRNPIGVRSDDPIMKAVRIMNEKRIGSLLVDGIKGIVTERDVLYASLNEIR
- a CDS encoding CBS domain-containing protein, which translates into the protein MTSKVKFLISKTPVTAEKGTKLEDVVKIMASMNIGSVIITDKEKPVGIITERDIIRALAKGIPLTEKIEKVGTMDLITVFEDDSIYTAAEKMNKYNIRHLVVIDKEGNFKGVISIRDLIRESYVLKALANVSQEEWLGSD
- the gltA gene encoding citrate synthase, which codes for MSEVSKGLENVFIKATSLTYIDGEAGILRYGGYDINDLVENCEYEEIIHLMLFGDLPTASQLQKIKEKINESYNVPYQVFEVLEKLPHDADAVGMLETAFSMLSSFYNYPWKKDENKWRAIEIIAKTSTLVSNIYRIKEGLRPRLPEPSDSYARTFLETAFSRKPSDEEVKAMNATLIIYADHEVPASTTAALVTASTLSDMYSCMVSALAALKGPLHGGAAEATFEQLKEIGDESKIEEWFDRKIIKEKNRLMGFGHRVYKTYDPRAKIFKKYAEEIAKTPEAKKYLRIATKLEELGIKHFAEKRIYPNVDFYSGIVFYSLGFPEYMFTTLFALSRVLGWLAHIIEYVEEQHRLIRPRALYVGPIKRDFIPLKYRE
- a CDS encoding acyl-CoA dehydrogenase family protein, which gives rise to MDFEFSDEEKIFQENLRDYFSKSLRPRIREIDEKGIPKDFILDASRIGLWSLTFSEDVGGQHASFTLASIAAEEIARADFTMATAVFFLLENSWGYILDKYGSEELRKEVLPKVASGENFLGIASTEPSGGSDVANLKTSAKKEGEKYVINGEKAYISGVMEAKEMGGGHLTLVRTGGKGHKGISMLYVPINSEGITVSKIENMGRMGISTGIIKYDNVRIDEKFLVGEENKGFYYAMDGFNHARVLVASACIGSAEAILEEGLKYIKEREAFGVKLKDLQSIAFEAAELYTKLEIARLLVYKSAWLLDHEEKFKDEIPKFSAMAKLIAPQTAFEVIKSVMIWFGAYGYTKDALIESGMRGLMSYLVGAEGALNIMKLIISREILK